The following coding sequences lie in one Ctenopharyngodon idella isolate HZGC_01 chromosome 11, HZGC01, whole genome shotgun sequence genomic window:
- the LOC127522356 gene encoding GTPase IMAP family member 8-like, producing the protein MEQGLRAVVLGWQKSDKASVINRLLGDEVESDKHFVTSVRKDGEANGRKITLINTPCWWQIFSLKDSPEVVKQELVCSVFLCPPGPHVFLLVINLSLPFTEENRFSIEKHLSLFGERIWRHTIVLFTRADSLKDRNIEQHIKNQDLQQIIQRCGERYHIFDFKNKSAGVQELLDKIDDVVAANRGKHFETHDNELLEIKRKRDENKERAEARQKMLQDKRDLLKESKAGALFSETRIVLLGWTLSGKSSTIHTIFNNEKVKTEDTEKCPKYSSDVNGRKITVLDTPSWWKYFSSKFNPKFAQAAILESISQSQHMQFPHAMILVIPVDTSFKNEQKRIIEEYMAILGEDVWRHTIVLFTWGNRFPDISIEHHIESEGDALQWLIEKCRNRYHVFDNSDKKNRAQVTELLQKIDEMVAENSLFCLKTQCASEVNVHETHTKQDEEIILNADVEKLINEELDKRRNAIKRKIKELGMDLPGCRDEESDAGIDIESNNSKHKTPDFSGDDELMELLKREGSRFEAIIMDGLFNILQNHDENVRQSSNEKVMMWLQQSEEQHIRNIKT; encoded by the exons ATGGAACAAG GACTAAGAGCTGTTGTTCTGGGGTGGCAGAAATCTGACAAAGCCTCGGTGATAAACAGGCTTTTAGGTGATGAAGTTGAGTCTGACAAACATTTTGTGACGTCTGTGAGGAAAGACGGTGAAGCGAATGGAAGGAAGATAACTCTGATTAACACTCCATGCTGGTGGCAGATATTTAGTTTGAAAGATTCTCCAGAGGTTGTTAAACAGGAGCTGGTTTGCAGTGTCTTCTTGTGTCCACCGGGGCCTCATGTCTTTCTCCTGGTCATTAACCTCAGTTTGCCTTTCACTGAAGAAAACAGATTCAGCATTGAGAAGCACCTTAGTCTGTTTGGTGAGAGAATCTGGAGACACACTATAGTGCTCTTTACACGAGCCGATTCACTGAAGGACAGAAACATTGAGCAGCACATAAAGAATCAAGATCTGCAGCAGATCATACAGAGATGTGGAGAAAGATATCACATctttgatttcaaaaacaaaagtgcTGGAGTTCAAGAACTGCTTGACAAGATTGATGATGTTGTGGCAGCAAACCGTGGCAAGCATTTTGAAACACATGATAATGAGCTACTGGagataaagagaaagagagatgaaaataaagaaagagcAGAAGCCAGACAAAAAATGTTGCAGGACAAAAGAGATCTGCTGAAAGAATCAA AAGCTGGAGCTCTGTTCTCAGAAACAAGGATTGTACTGCTTGGTTGGACCCTTTCTGGGAAGAGTTCAACCATACACACTATCTTCAATAATGAAAAAGTTAAAACAGAAGATACAGAAAAGTGCCCAAAATATTCAAGTGATGTAAATGGCAGAAAAATAACTGTGTTGGACACCCCAAGCTGGTGGAAATATTTCTCGTCTAAATTCAACCCAAAGTTTGCTCAGGCTGCAATCCTGGAgagcatcagccaatcacaacatATGCAGTTCCCTCACGCCATGATCTTGGTCATTCCTGTTGATACTTCATTCAAGAATGAACAGAAAAGAATCATTGAAGAGTATATGGCCATTCTTGGAGAAGACGTCTGGAGACACACCATAGTTCTGTTCACATGGGGCAACAGGTTTCCAGACATATCAATCGAGCATCACATTGAGAGTGAAGGTGACGCCCTCCAGTGGCTGATTGAGAAATGCAGGAACAGATATCACGTCTTTGACAACTCAGACAAGAAGAACAGAGCTCAAGTCACAGAGCTGCTCCAGAAGATCGATGAGATGGTGGCAGAAAACAGTCTGTTCTGTCTCAAAACTCAATGTGCCTCAGAAGTGAATGTCCACGAGACTCATACCAAACAAGACGAGGAAATAATTCTGAATGCTGATgttgaaaaattaataaacgAGGAGTTGGACAAAAGGCGTAATGCAATCAAAAGGAAGATAAAGGAATTAGGAATGGATTTACCTGGATGTAGAGATGAAGAGTCAGACGCTGGTATAGACATAGAAAGTAACAATAGCAAGCACAAAACTCCAGATT TCTCAGGTGATGATGAACTCATGGAGCTGTTAAAGAGAGAAGGAAGCAGATTTGAAGCAATTATAATGGATGGACTCTTTAACATTCTGCAGAATCATG ATGAAAACGTGAGACAAAGTTCAAATGAAAAGGTGATGATGTGGCTTCAACAAAGTGAGGAACAGCACATCAGAAACATCAAGACATGA